One Meles meles chromosome 13, mMelMel3.1 paternal haplotype, whole genome shotgun sequence DNA segment encodes these proteins:
- the LOC123955656 gene encoding uncharacterized protein LOC123955656, which produces MRDAYTPWSCGPGATSRRLCGEGGSAGPGVHRPHVHLVRNVSLSPERECRWGPSTGGPGQAAAPLAGRLGCRRVGPPGRTFLSCLRWRSSPEHTPHIHSRAVEDGESRRHRSLSDDPTPGSLQLSRRLRQCVFRGDEEEEIVVIPRTNFQRNSRYSEPRPVPGGHDRYLLTLGSEHHSDAGRHPSQRSQNAVSCDENLSDLLPSQLPVLLLRVVPTPGLRCAAGQRCLFFFFFFFRFLFI; this is translated from the exons ATGCGGGACGCGTACACGCCGTGGAGCTGTGGCCCCGGAGCAACGAGCAGAagactgtgtggggagggggggtccGCTGGGCCTGGAGTCCACCGGCCCCATGTGCACCTCGTCCGCAACGTGTCCCTGTCCCCAGAGCGTGAGTGCAGGTGGGGTCCCAGCACCGGGGGTCCAGGGCAGGCAGCTGCCCCCTTGGCTGGGAGGCTGGGCTGCCGCCGCGTGGGACCACCTGGCCGGACCTTCCTGTCCTGCCTCAGGTGGCGGTCCTCCCCCGAGCACACGCCCCACATTCACTCTCGTGCCGTTGAGGATGGCGAGAGCCGGCGACACCGCAGTTTGTCTGATGACCCCACACCCG GGTCTCTGCAGCTCTCGAGACGTCTTCGACAATGTGTGTTCCgtggggatgaggaggaggagatcGTTGTTATTCCAAGAACGAACTTTCAGAGAAAT tcGAGGTACAGTGAACCGAGACCAGTTCCAGGGGGACATGACCGCTACCTGCTCACATTGGGGAGTGAGCACCACAGCGACGCCGGTCGGCATCCGTCCCAACGCTCCCAGAACGCCGTGTCCTGTGACGAGAACCTCTCAGATCTGCTCCCGTCGCAGCTCCCGGTGCTGTTGCTACGTGTAGTCCCCACACCCGGGCTTCGGTGTGCAGCTGGACAGcggtgccttttcttttttttttttttttttagatttttatttatttga